In Cellvibrio polysaccharolyticus, a genomic segment contains:
- the flgC gene encoding flagellar basal body rod protein FlgC produces the protein MSFDAIYRIAGSSMNAQSVRLNTVASNLANADSAAASPEDVYQARKPIFAAIYENNQLTRGAGMGGAHVQVLDVVTAGREPVRRYEPDNPLANRDGYVFYADVNTIEEMTDMMSASRSFETGVEVLNRIKGMQQGLLKLGEA, from the coding sequence ATGTCATTTGATGCCATTTACCGCATTGCCGGTTCTTCCATGAACGCCCAGAGCGTGCGCCTGAATACCGTCGCCAGTAACCTGGCCAACGCTGATTCAGCGGCAGCCAGCCCGGAAGATGTTTACCAGGCACGCAAGCCGATTTTTGCGGCTATCTACGAAAACAATCAGCTAACCCGCGGTGCCGGCATGGGCGGTGCGCATGTGCAGGTATTGGACGTGGTAACCGCCGGGCGCGAGCCGGTGCGTCGCTACGAACCCGACAACCCGCTGGCCAATCGCGACGGTTATGTGTTTTACGCCGACGTAAACACCATTGAAGAGATGACCGATATGATGTCTGCCTCGCGCAGTTTCGAAACCGGGGTAGAAGTACTGAACCGGATTAAAGGCATGCAGCAAGGTCTGCTCAAGTTGGGAGAAGCCTGA
- the flgH gene encoding flagellar basal body L-ring protein FlgH gives MRFFLLFASLALLGGCQSLKSSVNTEDASEYQPLALDYSLPPPTSGGLFRAGYSGSLMQDKRALRVGDILTIVLDESTQSSKSAGTSYGKSSSAGIGAPTVFGSTIDDLEVSASAKRDFSGSAKSSQQNTLRGAIAVTVHQVMPNGTLLVKGEKALRLNQGDEYIRLTGLVRLDDINRNNQISSQNVANAKISYAGRGALNESNSAGWLTRFFSHPLFPL, from the coding sequence ATGCGCTTTTTTCTGCTCTTTGCCTCGCTCGCGCTGCTCGGTGGTTGTCAGTCGCTGAAGTCTTCGGTCAATACTGAAGACGCCAGTGAGTACCAACCGCTGGCGCTGGATTACAGCCTGCCGCCGCCCACCAGCGGCGGTCTGTTCCGCGCCGGTTACAGCGGCTCGCTGATGCAGGACAAACGCGCGCTGCGGGTGGGCGATATTCTGACCATTGTGCTGGATGAATCCACCCAGTCCAGCAAAAGCGCGGGCACCAGTTACGGCAAATCTTCCAGCGCCGGTATCGGTGCCCCCACCGTATTTGGCAGCACCATCGATGACCTGGAAGTGTCGGCGTCGGCCAAACGCGATTTCAGCGGCTCGGCCAAAAGCTCCCAGCAAAACACCCTGCGCGGCGCCATTGCGGTAACCGTGCATCAGGTCATGCCCAACGGCACTCTGCTGGTAAAAGGTGAAAAAGCGCTGCGACTTAACCAGGGCGATGAATACATTCGCCTCACCGGTCTGGTGCGTTTGGACGATATCAACCGCAATAACCAGATTTCTTCGCAAAACGTGGCCAACGCCAAAATTTCCTACGCCGGTCGCGGCGCATTGAATGAAAGCAACTCCGCCGGTTGGCTGACGCGCTTCTTCTCTCACCCCTTATTCCCGCTGTAA
- a CDS encoding flagellar basal body rod protein FlgF — MDRLGYTAMTAANRTMTSLQVHANNLANVNTTGFRADLEQSNALAVNGYGYDTRHMAQVQNNGISLSQGPLMPTGRELDVAIKGKGLIALESGNGEVYTRNGNMQITPDLQLTINGRPVMGEGGPIQLPEYDRLHIGSDGMVSVQPRGEAMMTEVGRIKMVDVAAADLIKDATGMLITKSGQPAPIAEDSVLVSGHLEGSNVTAIDQLVATMSLNRLFETQVKMMKAAEDLSQSGNRMIRGS; from the coding sequence ATGGATCGTTTGGGCTACACCGCCATGACTGCGGCAAACCGCACCATGACCTCGTTACAGGTGCACGCGAACAACCTGGCCAACGTCAATACCACCGGTTTCCGCGCCGATCTGGAGCAATCCAACGCGCTGGCGGTGAACGGCTACGGCTATGACACCCGCCATATGGCACAGGTACAAAACAACGGCATCAGCCTTTCACAAGGCCCGTTAATGCCCACCGGGCGCGAGCTGGACGTGGCCATTAAGGGCAAAGGCCTGATTGCCCTGGAAAGTGGCAACGGCGAGGTGTACACCCGCAATGGCAACATGCAGATCACCCCGGATTTGCAACTTACTATCAACGGCCGACCGGTGATGGGCGAGGGCGGCCCTATACAGTTACCCGAGTACGACCGTCTGCACATTGGCAGCGATGGCATGGTATCGGTACAGCCCCGTGGTGAAGCCATGATGACCGAAGTCGGCCGTATCAAAATGGTCGATGTTGCCGCCGCCGATCTGATCAAGGATGCCACCGGCATGTTGATCACCAAAAGCGGCCAGCCAGCGCCAATCGCTGAAGATTCGGTATTGGTAAGCGGGCATCTGGAAGGCAGTAACGTGACCGCGATTGACCAGTTGGTCGCCACCATGAGCCTCAATCGCCTGTTTGAAACCCAGGTAAAAATGATGAAAGCGGCTGAGGACTTATCCCAGTCCGGCAACCGCATGATCCGCGGCAGTTAA
- the flgB gene encoding flagellar basal body rod protein FlgB, with the protein MSIRIDEALGVHARALDLRVQRSEILAANLANEDTPGFQARDIDFAGAMRQLDRGFDSAFFGESPSPQLMYRVPTQPSLDGNTVELSVEQAEFSRNSMDFQTSLTFLNMKFRGLKEVIEGR; encoded by the coding sequence ATGAGTATACGGATTGATGAGGCATTAGGGGTTCATGCCCGCGCACTGGATTTACGCGTACAACGCAGTGAAATCCTGGCTGCCAACCTCGCCAACGAAGATACACCAGGTTTTCAGGCACGCGATATTGATTTTGCCGGCGCCATGCGCCAGCTGGATCGCGGTTTTGACAGCGCATTTTTTGGTGAATCGCCGTCGCCACAATTGATGTACCGCGTTCCTACCCAACCGTCGCTGGATGGCAACACCGTGGAATTGAGTGTTGAGCAGGCGGAATTTTCCCGCAACTCTATGGATTTTCAAACCAGCCTGACCTTTCTCAATATGAAATTCCGTGGTTTGAAAGAAGTAATCGAGGGTCGTTGA
- a CDS encoding flagellar basal body P-ring protein FlgI, giving the protein MRFLLHTLLTGALLISTATAQAVPLMDLVDVEGIRENQLIGYGLVVGLDGTGDKNQVRFTSQSVANMIKQFGINLPANVDPKLKNVAAVTITASIPPSYSPGQTVNVTVSSLGDAKSLRGGQLLMTPLLGVDGEIYAMAQGAIVVGGLNAQGNSGSSVTINSANNGQIPNGAIIERLIPSDFIEREDVVLTLRKPGFQTASRLVEAVDAQFGSGTAVALDATRISVRAPLSSNQRISFMAMLEEVDVDEGRTRPRVVFNSRTGTVVVGQGVRVKAAAVAHGTLTVTIGETPQVSQPGPFSQGQTAVVPRSDIQVSQDTNAMFKWPEDASLDSIINTVNSLGATPDDVMSILQALEQAGALNAELIVI; this is encoded by the coding sequence ATGCGTTTTTTGCTGCACACTTTGCTCACCGGGGCGCTGCTGATAAGCACCGCAACAGCGCAGGCCGTACCCTTGATGGATCTGGTCGACGTAGAAGGCATTCGCGAAAACCAGTTAATTGGCTACGGCCTTGTGGTGGGGCTGGATGGCACCGGCGATAAAAACCAGGTGCGTTTTACCAGCCAGTCGGTTGCCAACATGATCAAGCAATTTGGCATCAATCTTCCGGCTAATGTCGACCCGAAGCTGAAAAACGTTGCAGCAGTGACCATCACCGCCAGCATTCCACCGTCTTACAGCCCGGGGCAAACGGTTAACGTCACCGTGTCTTCGCTGGGTGATGCCAAAAGTCTGCGCGGCGGCCAACTGCTGATGACCCCGCTGCTGGGTGTAGACGGCGAAATTTATGCCATGGCACAAGGCGCCATCGTAGTCGGTGGCCTGAATGCGCAGGGCAACAGCGGTTCCAGCGTTACCATCAACAGCGCCAACAACGGCCAGATTCCCAACGGCGCGATTATCGAGCGCTTGATCCCCAGTGACTTTATTGAACGGGAAGATGTGGTACTGACGCTGCGCAAACCCGGCTTTCAAACCGCCAGCCGTCTGGTTGAAGCGGTAGATGCCCAGTTTGGCAGCGGCACCGCCGTTGCACTCGACGCAACGCGCATTTCGGTGCGTGCGCCCCTGTCCAGCAACCAGCGCATCAGCTTTATGGCAATGCTTGAAGAAGTGGATGTGGATGAAGGCCGCACCCGCCCGCGCGTGGTGTTTAACAGCCGCACCGGCACCGTGGTGGTTGGCCAGGGCGTACGCGTTAAGGCCGCCGCCGTCGCTCACGGCACCCTCACCGTTACCATCGGTGAAACCCCGCAAGTCAGCCAGCCGGGGCCATTCTCACAAGGGCAAACTGCTGTGGTGCCGCGCTCCGACATCCAGGTCAGCCAGGACACCAACGCCATGTTCAAATGGCCGGAAGATGCCAGCCTCGACAGCATCATCAATACCGTTAACAGCTTGGGCGCCACGCCCGATGATGTGATGAGCATTCTGCAAGCACTGGAACAAGCCGGTGCACTGAACGCCGAGCTGATTGTTATTTAA
- the flgK gene encoding flagellar hook-associated protein FlgK, producing MSVINQIAYSGVRAAQVGLSATAQNIANENTPGFSRLQTVQSSMAGMSSLNAGGGVQVTSIRRLSDDFQNQQLWRATTEQHYYGASQQYLTALEGLMSGDGSSISVGLDRFFAALSEASATPGSMALRQQIISETKNLSQRFNGLNSNIDSQITALHEQRNNMATEINGLTENIALLNKKVVETESINGDTTALRDHREQLIKDLSKFASVRVHETPDGSLTVSMVNGQPLVSGISAGQLQVSKTLSGEQEVSLSFVGTKFPLQQNNFGGAFGGLYNVEYNNLRPAQDALHDMARELTAMVNSTLATGFDLNGAAGQPLLQYNAGSTSAMLMVNDVKPGELAFSSVTGETGNNETLLALLELKGQNITVNGNQVTLNDAYAGLLGEIASTSRQNQADLKSATSVTVQAQSQRDSVSAVSREEEAVNLMTYQQAFQANMKVIATANQLFDEMLRAF from the coding sequence ATGAGTGTCATAAACCAGATTGCCTACAGCGGCGTACGCGCAGCGCAGGTCGGTCTTTCTGCCACCGCGCAGAACATTGCCAACGAAAACACGCCAGGCTTCAGCCGTTTGCAAACGGTGCAGTCGTCCATGGCGGGCATGAGTTCACTCAACGCCGGCGGCGGCGTGCAGGTAACCAGCATTCGTCGTCTCTCCGATGATTTTCAAAACCAGCAACTCTGGCGCGCTACCACCGAGCAACATTACTACGGTGCCTCGCAGCAATATCTCACCGCGCTGGAAGGCCTGATGTCGGGCGATGGCTCCAGCATCAGCGTGGGTCTTGACCGCTTTTTTGCAGCCCTGAGCGAAGCCAGTGCAACCCCCGGCTCCATGGCGCTGCGTCAGCAAATCATCAGCGAAACCAAAAACCTCAGCCAGCGTTTTAACGGCCTGAATAGCAACATCGATTCCCAAATCACAGCGCTGCACGAACAACGCAACAACATGGCCACCGAGATCAATGGCCTGACCGAAAACATCGCGCTGCTGAACAAAAAAGTCGTTGAAACCGAATCCATCAACGGCGACACCACCGCCTTGCGCGACCACCGCGAACAGCTGATCAAAGACCTCAGCAAATTTGCCTCGGTGCGGGTACACGAAACCCCGGATGGCTCGCTTACCGTATCCATGGTCAACGGCCAACCGCTGGTATCGGGCATTTCCGCCGGTCAACTGCAAGTGAGTAAAACCCTCAGCGGTGAACAGGAAGTATCCCTGTCGTTTGTCGGCACCAAATTTCCGCTGCAGCAAAACAATTTCGGCGGTGCTTTTGGTGGTTTGTACAACGTGGAATACAACAACCTGCGCCCGGCGCAAGACGCGCTGCACGATATGGCCCGCGAATTGACGGCGATGGTTAACAGCACGCTGGCAACCGGCTTCGATTTGAATGGCGCCGCAGGCCAACCGCTGCTGCAATACAACGCGGGCAGCACCAGCGCCATGCTGATGGTCAACGATGTCAAACCGGGTGAATTGGCCTTCTCGTCAGTCACCGGAGAAACCGGCAATAACGAAACACTGTTGGCACTGCTGGAATTGAAAGGGCAAAACATCACCGTTAACGGTAATCAGGTCACGCTCAACGATGCCTATGCCGGCCTGTTGGGCGAAATCGCCAGTACCAGCCGCCAGAACCAGGCCGATTTGAAATCAGCTACCTCGGTCACCGTACAGGCGCAGTCCCAACGCGACAGCGTCAGCGCGGTCAGCCGCGAGGAAGAAGCCGTTAACCTGATGACTTACCAGCAGGCGTTTCAAGCCAATATGAAAGTGATTGCTACCGCCAACCAACTGTTTGATGAAATGTTGCGAGCTTTCTAA
- the flgL gene encoding flagellar hook-associated protein FlgL — translation MRITNSQTTALMQHAMNETSAKMAKTLQQMATDKRLLLPSDDPIASVRVLRVQREEASLAQYRTNIANVSSNLSIQEANLQSASDSMLNVRDLLLWAANGSNAAEDLAAMAGELENLEKTILSFANVRDEEGRYVFSGTLSDLKTVTYDTATGTYAVAGNDKHRQAAVANGVFVAENTTALEIFGADMGMLNEIHSLVATLKDPALDTTDPAVRQQITDTLAKLDDTHGKLLGTITEIGGRQNTLTLLTDSNEEVSLVNQKIEGELSRLDYAGASIDLNMYQMSLQATQKTYLKINELSLFSLL, via the coding sequence ATGCGCATTACCAACAGCCAGACCACTGCTTTAATGCAGCACGCGATGAACGAAACGTCCGCGAAAATGGCGAAAACGCTGCAGCAAATGGCCACTGATAAACGCCTGTTGTTGCCATCGGACGATCCTATCGCCAGTGTGCGGGTGTTGCGGGTGCAGCGTGAAGAGGCCAGCCTCGCACAATACCGCACCAATATTGCCAACGTTTCCAGCAACCTTTCCATTCAGGAAGCCAACCTGCAATCGGCTTCCGATTCCATGCTCAACGTGCGCGATTTGCTGTTGTGGGCCGCGAACGGCTCCAATGCCGCTGAAGATCTGGCCGCCATGGCCGGTGAGCTGGAAAACCTGGAAAAAACCATTCTCAGTTTCGCCAATGTGCGCGACGAAGAAGGCCGCTACGTTTTTTCCGGCACGCTCAGTGACTTGAAAACGGTCACTTATGATACCGCCACCGGCACTTACGCCGTTGCCGGCAATGACAAACACCGTCAGGCGGCCGTTGCCAACGGTGTCTTCGTCGCTGAAAATACCACTGCCCTGGAAATCTTCGGTGCCGACATGGGCATGCTGAACGAAATACACAGCCTGGTAGCCACCTTGAAAGACCCGGCGCTGGACACTACTGATCCGGCAGTGCGCCAGCAAATCACCGACACCCTGGCAAAGCTCGATGACACCCATGGTAAGCTGCTCGGTACCATTACCGAGATCGGTGGCCGCCAAAATACGCTAACCTTGCTCACGGACAGCAATGAGGAAGTGTCGCTGGTTAACCAGAAAATTGAGGGTGAATTATCGCGGCTCGATTATGCCGGCGCGTCCATTGACCTCAATATGTATCAGATGTCTTTACAGGCCACCCAAAAAACCTATTTGAAAATTAATGAGCTGTCTTTATTCAGCCTTTTATAA
- the flgG gene encoding flagellar basal-body rod protein FlgG, translating into MSSALWVSKTGLAAQDKAMATVANNLANVNTTGFKSDRVVFEDLFYAIEVQPGAQADQINTVPSGIQLGSGVRVAGTQKVFTDGNLQPTGQPMDLAIIGSGFFQVESPGGEVFYTESGQLQLNAEGVIVNTQGLPLVPAIEVPNGSKSFTVGSDGMVTAILPGETLPAELGQITLVNFTNPAGLEALGGNLYRETISSGEPVEGIAGEEGMGTIKQGVLEGSNVQVVEAMVSMIAIQRAYEANAKVLDAASGMQQFLNQTV; encoded by the coding sequence ATGAGTTCAGCACTGTGGGTTAGCAAAACCGGCCTCGCCGCTCAGGATAAAGCCATGGCCACCGTGGCCAATAACCTGGCTAACGTCAATACCACCGGTTTTAAAAGTGACCGCGTGGTGTTTGAAGATCTGTTTTATGCCATCGAAGTTCAACCGGGCGCCCAGGCCGACCAGATCAACACTGTGCCTTCCGGTATCCAGTTGGGCAGCGGTGTGCGTGTTGCCGGTACCCAGAAAGTGTTTACCGACGGCAATTTGCAGCCTACCGGTCAACCGATGGATCTGGCCATTATCGGCAGCGGCTTCTTCCAGGTGGAATCACCCGGCGGCGAAGTTTTCTACACCGAAAGCGGCCAACTGCAGCTGAATGCCGAAGGCGTTATCGTCAACACCCAGGGCTTGCCGCTGGTGCCGGCCATTGAAGTGCCCAACGGCAGCAAGAGCTTTACCGTAGGTAGCGACGGCATGGTTACCGCCATTCTGCCGGGCGAAACCCTGCCCGCCGAACTGGGCCAGATTACGCTGGTGAACTTTACCAACCCGGCCGGCCTTGAAGCGCTGGGCGGCAACCTCTACCGCGAAACCATTTCCAGCGGTGAGCCGGTAGAAGGCATTGCCGGTGAAGAAGGCATGGGCACCATCAAGCAGGGCGTACTGGAAGGTTCCAACGTGCAAGTGGTGGAAGCTATGGTGTCGATGATCGCGATTCAACGCGCTTACGAAGCCAACGCCAAGGTGCTGGATGCCGCCTCCGGTATGCAGCAGTTCCTTAACCAGACCGTTTGA
- a CDS encoding polysaccharide deacetylase family protein yields the protein MKKIFSVLLVIILTIVGLWQLSGSRNYQIVGELISRVNTHERLIALTFDDGPTKKHTDSVLAMLAEHDVPATFFVTGKEVDIFPDEARKILAAGHQLGNHSWSHPRMVLKSPAFIAEEIEKTDAALRAIGYQENILFRPPYGKKLFVLPWYLQKTGRTSVTWDIEPETWPDVAKSAQTIAEHVIENAKPGSIILLHVMYDSREESRKALPSIINGLKEQGYTFVTVSDLIENRTQ from the coding sequence GTGAAAAAAATATTCTCCGTATTGCTCGTTATCATTCTAACAATCGTCGGGTTGTGGCAACTCTCGGGTTCACGCAACTATCAGATAGTCGGTGAACTCATCTCCCGGGTTAATACCCATGAGCGTCTCATAGCACTTACCTTTGATGACGGGCCTACAAAAAAACATACCGACAGCGTACTCGCAATGCTTGCCGAGCATGATGTCCCGGCAACGTTTTTTGTCACCGGAAAAGAAGTGGACATATTTCCTGACGAGGCGAGAAAAATACTGGCAGCCGGGCACCAGTTAGGCAACCACTCCTGGTCGCACCCGCGCATGGTTTTGAAATCACCCGCGTTCATTGCAGAAGAAATAGAAAAAACGGACGCGGCACTTCGTGCTATTGGCTACCAGGAAAACATCCTGTTCAGACCACCTTACGGAAAAAAACTCTTCGTATTGCCCTGGTACCTGCAAAAAACCGGACGCACCAGTGTGACCTGGGATATTGAACCGGAAACCTGGCCGGATGTAGCTAAAAGCGCCCAAACCATTGCAGAACATGTTATTGAAAATGCCAAACCGGGTTCCATTATTTTATTGCACGTTATGTATGACAGCCGTGAAGAATCCAGAAAAGCATTGCCTTCAATTATCAACGGACTGAAAGAGCAAGGATATACTTTCGTCACTGTGTCCGACCTGATAGAAAATAGAACCCAATAA
- a CDS encoding transglycosylase SLT domain-containing protein, translating to MSIVSFSSSMNNPQRNDAGVSGARTSSLEFAAEQFEALFLQQVLKQMRKAGDVLSADNPMRSRELDTMRDFYDGMLAETLASKRQTGIADMLVQQLSGNRDQLAAIDEAAVSARGADLPQRSMSLSDPLRQTWQRGTETISNVWQRGFANFRSLVNSIIQHESGGRVDAVSPKGALGVMQLMPDTAKDMAVELGLAFSESRLTRDAGYNTQLGSAYLKKMLDRYDGEQTLAVAAYNAGPGRVDEWLQRNGDPRNGNISVSNWIERIPFRETRDYARKIFNDMQAAAPAAPAPTTTAALTSVKFNTSADSVALQENTSHQSRSAAFARQIRIDQTENGL from the coding sequence ATGAGCATTGTTTCCTTCTCATCATCAATGAATAACCCGCAGCGCAATGACGCGGGGGTTAGCGGCGCCCGCACCAGCTCGCTGGAATTTGCTGCCGAACAATTTGAAGCCCTGTTCCTGCAACAGGTGCTGAAGCAAATGCGTAAAGCCGGTGATGTGCTGAGTGCCGATAACCCGATGCGCAGCCGCGAACTCGATACCATGCGCGATTTTTACGACGGCATGCTGGCCGAAACCCTCGCCAGCAAGCGTCAGACCGGTATTGCCGACATGCTGGTACAACAGCTGTCCGGCAATCGCGACCAGCTGGCGGCCATTGACGAGGCGGCGGTGTCTGCCCGCGGTGCCGACCTGCCACAGCGCTCCATGAGCCTCAGCGATCCGCTACGCCAAACCTGGCAGCGCGGCACCGAAACGATCAGCAATGTCTGGCAGCGCGGTTTTGCCAATTTCCGCTCACTGGTCAACAGCATTATTCAGCACGAATCCGGTGGCCGTGTGGATGCCGTCTCGCCGAAAGGTGCGCTTGGTGTTATGCAACTGATGCCCGACACCGCCAAAGACATGGCGGTAGAACTGGGCCTGGCGTTCAGCGAATCGCGCCTCACCCGCGATGCCGGTTACAACACCCAGCTGGGCAGCGCCTACCTGAAAAAAATGCTGGACCGTTACGACGGCGAGCAAACCCTCGCAGTAGCCGCCTACAACGCAGGTCCCGGCCGGGTAGACGAATGGCTGCAACGCAATGGCGACCCGCGCAACGGCAATATCAGTGTCAGCAACTGGATTGAGCGCATTCCCTTTCGCGAAACCCGCGATTACGCCCGCAAAATATTCAATGACATGCAGGCCGCAGCACCGGCAGCCCCTGCGCCAACCACGACCGCAGCACTAACGTCTGTGAAATTTAATACCAGCGCCGATTCGGTCGCCTTACAGGAAAATACCAGCCATCAGTCCCGATCTGCCGCCTTTGCCCGCCAGATCCGGATTGACCAGACAGAGAACGGGTTATGA
- a CDS encoding flagellar hook capping FlgD N-terminal domain-containing protein, with the protein MTTSSVNNQFSGVYNIDEAVRQSVNVGEVSQMENNFITLMVAQIQNQDPTKPVDSTEFLNQYATMSQVKSMENMTTLTKNNLVLMDNLQTLTAAGLVGQEVKVEVEAMEMAAAPVTGQLQLKHSSGNTVVTLTGSNGVKTDIALGSQAPGTVAFVIDPVALGLEPGRYTIEATTDSGEFPAVEISGLVTHVRVSADGPVLDVAGAGSVPFYRITEFGQPYSS; encoded by the coding sequence ATGACCACCAGTAGTGTGAACAACCAGTTCAGTGGCGTGTACAACATCGACGAAGCGGTACGCCAGAGCGTCAACGTCGGTGAAGTGTCGCAGATGGAAAACAATTTCATCACCCTGATGGTGGCGCAGATTCAAAACCAGGACCCGACCAAACCGGTAGACAGCACCGAATTTTTGAATCAGTACGCCACCATGTCCCAGGTAAAAAGCATGGAGAACATGACCACGCTGACCAAAAACAACCTGGTACTGATGGACAACCTGCAAACGCTGACCGCTGCAGGCCTGGTGGGGCAGGAAGTGAAAGTAGAAGTTGAGGCGATGGAGATGGCGGCTGCGCCGGTTACCGGCCAACTGCAGTTAAAACATTCCTCTGGTAATACCGTGGTAACGCTGACCGGCAGCAACGGTGTGAAAACGGATATTGCCCTGGGCAGCCAGGCACCGGGCACCGTGGCTTTTGTGATTGATCCGGTAGCGCTGGGGCTGGAACCCGGCCGTTACACCATTGAAGCGACCACCGACAGCGGCGAATTCCCGGCGGTAGAAATTTCCGGTTTGGTGACCCATGTGCGCGTCAGTGCCGATGGCCCGGTGCTGGATGTTGCCGGTGCCGGCTCGGTGCCGTTTTATCGCATTACCGAATTTGGCCAGCCTTATTCGTCCTGA
- the flgE gene encoding flagellar hook protein FlgE: MSFNIALSGLNAVSEGLNTISNNIANVSTTGFKSSRTEFGSIYSDSQAMGVQVMGTTQSITQGGPVTTTGRSMDLAIAGGGFFVTKSSTGETNYTRAGVFGTDKENFIVSAAGQKLQGFPVDAQNTLQVGSVSDLKLQNGNIAATATDRVNFVANLNANDTIPSLATFDPAQADSYNSTYTSKIFDSQGKEHTLTQYFVKTGDNAWTAHYYVDGTDTTNSIGTQNLVFNTDGYMTQPYNYAGVLAQQNPLNPAHADVELDIPAALLGGGVADITLQVNYGGDGIGGATQFGSSFLVSTNAPNGYTSGEQTGIAIEKNGMVYATYSNGQRQLQGQVILASFANAGGLANENGTTWKETSESGGALVGVPGVGPFGAVTAGSLESSNVDLTQQLVNLMEGQRNYQANTKVLSTNKELTQVLFSSI, translated from the coding sequence ATGAGCTTCAATATTGCATTGAGCGGCCTGAATGCCGTCTCCGAAGGCCTGAACACCATCAGTAACAACATTGCCAACGTCAGCACCACCGGTTTCAAATCGTCCCGCACCGAATTCGGCAGCATCTATTCCGACAGCCAGGCGATGGGCGTGCAGGTAATGGGCACCACCCAGAGCATTACCCAGGGCGGCCCGGTAACGACTACCGGACGCAGCATGGATCTGGCGATTGCCGGCGGCGGCTTTTTTGTAACCAAAAGCAGCACCGGTGAAACCAACTACACACGCGCCGGTGTGTTTGGTACCGATAAGGAAAACTTTATCGTCAGTGCGGCAGGGCAAAAATTACAGGGGTTCCCGGTCGATGCGCAAAACACTTTGCAAGTGGGTTCGGTCAGCGATCTTAAGTTGCAAAATGGCAATATTGCGGCAACTGCAACCGACAGAGTGAATTTCGTTGCCAACCTGAATGCCAACGACACAATTCCCTCATTGGCAACCTTCGATCCTGCCCAGGCTGACTCTTATAACTCTACCTACACCTCCAAAATATTTGATTCCCAAGGCAAGGAACATACCTTGACCCAATATTTTGTGAAGACCGGAGATAACGCCTGGACTGCGCATTACTACGTGGACGGTACCGACACCACCAACAGCATCGGCACTCAAAATCTGGTATTTAACACAGATGGTTATATGACCCAGCCGTATAACTACGCTGGTGTTCTGGCGCAACAAAACCCGTTAAACCCTGCTCATGCTGACGTGGAGCTCGACATTCCTGCTGCTCTGCTGGGCGGTGGCGTTGCAGATATCACTTTGCAAGTGAATTACGGCGGCGATGGCATTGGCGGTGCCACCCAATTCGGTTCCAGCTTCCTGGTCAGCACCAATGCCCCTAACGGTTACACCTCCGGTGAACAAACCGGTATTGCCATTGAGAAAAACGGCATGGTGTACGCCACTTACAGCAACGGTCAGCGTCAGCTGCAAGGTCAGGTGATTCTCGCTTCCTTCGCCAATGCCGGTGGCCTGGCCAATGAAAATGGCACCACCTGGAAAGAAACCTCCGAATCCGGTGGCGCGCTGGTTGGCGTTCCAGGCGTGGGTCCTTTCGGTGCCGTTACCGCCGGTTCGCTGGAAAGCTCCAACGTGGATTTGACCCAGCAGCTGGTGAACCTGATGGAAGGCCAGCGCAACTACCAGGCCAACACCAAAGTGTTATCCACCAACAAAGAACTCACCCAGGTGTTGTTCAGCTCTATTTGA